GCTCTGTATCTGTGGATGCCCGTTCCTGCCTGGGCCAGCGCCCAAGGATGGGGAGACGAGCAGATGGCCGCTCAGCTTCTCGAGCATTGCGGGGTTGCAATCACTCCAGGCTCCGGGTTTGGAGAGGCTGGACGTGATTGGCTACGCCTTGCCTTGGTCCGTCCAGTGGCCGAACTTGAGGCTGCAGTTGCACGACTGAAGCCTTGGTGGCATCAGCAGTGCTGAACCATCACCAACGGGCAGGAGGACTCGTCCATCGCCTCCGCAGACAGCAAGCCGATGCTTGGAAGCTGAAATGCAGACCTGTTTGTGCGAGCACAGAAGTTGAACTGAGCCACTGGCTTCAAGCCGTTCCATGGCGCGGAGAACTCCCTCGAGCTGTTTTGGCCGATCACCAAACCAGAGGACAGGGCCAGCGTGGCCGCCGCTGGGAGGCAGCCCGTGGAGGGGTCTGGATCAGCGCTGCTCTTCCCTGGGATTCAAGCAGCGGTCATGCCGACATGCTCGGGCTGATGGTGGCGTATGCGTTATGTGAACGCCTGGAACAGGCGGGACTACCCGTCCGGATCAAATGGCCCAACGATCTCCTTATCAATTCCCGCAAACTGGCTGGAGTACTTCCTCGACTGGTTTTTCGTGGCGATCGTTTACGCATGGTGCGCATTGGAGTTGGAA
The Synechococcus sp. CC9311 DNA segment above includes these coding regions:
- a CDS encoding biotin--[acetyl-CoA-carboxylase] ligase — protein: MVASAVLNHHQRAGGLVHRLRRQQADAWKLKCRPVCASTEVELSHWLQAVPWRGELPRAVLADHQTRGQGQRGRRWEAARGGVWISAALPWDSSSGHADMLGLMVAYALCERLEQAGLPVRIKWPNDLLINSRKLAGVLPRLVFRGDRLRMVRIGVGMNVANPVPVGAIALRDLLPRGCARRDVWTVEVLRALERIQTLASRPELVRRGIENRLWANQVKDPQSGEIWEIQGLALNGALQLCQGARTASWTRWPDVNHDNLYNLDL